The genomic segment CtacagggagggaggggggaccaGACATCTACACAAACCTCACAGATCCCAAACCAGAACCtacagggagggaggggggaccaGACATCTACACAAACCTCACAGATCCTGTAAAGGATTCCCACATTGGATGTGTTCTCCTCCCAGCACAAGTCCTACATGTGGCGCTCGGCTCAATGTCCTGTACAGTTCTATAGGCTGTTCCCCACTGGTCAGCTGTGGCCCCCACGTCATGGTCTGATGATGTCCCTATCTGGGATCAGGATGGTCCCCGGTCATTTTGGCTGGAGCTCTTGATGCAGAAgcacaacataaaaaaaatcctgaaacctTCACAAGAGAAACGTTTCCTCCTATTCCGGGGATTTGTGATGTCGTTCGCATGAACTTTGTCTAATATTATTCAGGGGCCTCCATGGGTTAACTCATCGTTGGTGTCTGTCTCACGGTGTTACATCCTACATGATATCATCTCTAGTAATGAACAAGTGTGGGTGGGGAAGGGTTGGGGGTCTACTGGGAAGAAGTACCTGGTCGGAGGATTTTTAGCTCCAGGGCCCTGCAGAATGATATATATGAGAGAATGGGATATACAGCAATTACCAGATGTTTTCTGGgagtcacttttttttgcacgtgAGGAGCCGAACTATCAGTAACTGGAGGAAGATCCCAGAATAGTAATCGTGTTCTCCCTTAGTCCCATCAGCAGCACAATAATGGGGAGTCCTCACCCCTGTGATAAAAGAACGGGTAATGAGGGACtaaaactattaaaggggtactccgctcctcagcgttcggaacaaaatgtcatcacgccccctcccatagacttgcattgagtaggCAGGGTGTGCGGTCAAAAGGggcggggtcatgatgtcacaatcccGATGCTggttctaagcattcggaacattttgttccgaacgctgagcagtggagtacctctttaaactaaGACACCCCTCTAGGTATATATGAACGGCTAACCCCAAGGGCAGTGagtaattcttaaaggggtactctgacatcaggataaaaaaatatataaaaaatgttgcagaagcatatagcattgcttaccAGTCTGCCCCAGTTTTAAACACCAAAAATCTGTCCTatacttcctggttgagcagtttcCCAGTACtttaattcccagaatgcattgctttccctcagctcttcatcacagtcctcccacACCTCTCATGTCAGTTTCCTGCCCAGTTTTCttgcagaacatctcattttACAACAGACTATTGCATCAGGGGAGGTTccagcacctgctgtattcatttactgtctgttcctctgcctgtggaattgttcagcacaaggcaccATGCTGTAACCACAGCTTATTCTTACCTAAAtgtcccaaaaaatatatatgtgtatataacaggAAGATGGTGATGACCTCACTTAATGGGTCGGACTAGAGCTCAGAGTCATGATCCAGCCACACCTCCTAAGACAGAAGAGGAGAGGGGTAGGAgaaggggagctgctgagacaccaCCACACTGATAGGAGaggactacagaacttcctgtcaggagaggaggagctgctgagacaccaCCACACTGATAGGAGAGGACTATTCAACTTCCTGTCATGAGAgagggaggagacaggagcagctgagacaacaccacactgatagGGGAGGACTACAAAACCTGTCAGAGGAGAATCATGCAAAGGTATCTTGGTGTAGTTTTTAATTCGAAATTTTTGAAACCAAAATACCATTTTAAGTACCAAGAACTAATACATTACAACtaataaaataatttctgctgctgTTGGGACTAAGGGAACCACATTATATCACCCAGCACAATAATGGGGACATTGGGCTCTCTGTCCTTGAGGTTATTCGCAAATATATACCTAGAGGTGGTGTGGGGGGGTcttagtttcattttttttttatccattaaaAGTTCCTTTGTCCTGCTCGCTCCCGGGGTGGTCAGCCCCCCATTATTATGCTGATGGGGGATGGAAGAGAAATATCTGATACCAACGTGAAGCTCCGCAGGTTCCTATGGGCCCACACCTGTAAAGGGTGTAACCCTGAAAATATAGAACAGAATTGCTATTTCTATAGTTATCTATTGTAATCCTTCACATTAGTGGTGCACGCCGCAACCATGTATCCCCGCCGtaatgacatcatcatcatcatcgtctgACATAATCCGACTGTAAATAATTAGACACTTTTTTTTGCCCCCCACCGAGAACATTTCAGTACGTTTTGGTTTGTCGGATCTTCTGCACTTTCCTGATTCACTTTTGTCCGTCCTCCTCGGAGGTGGTGAAGGTGAAGCAGATTTCAGTCTCATGTTGTGTGTTTGTTATTCATCTATAAAACGCAAATGATGTGCAAAATCCAGTATTGGAAAATCTTAAAATAAAATCGCAGCAGCCGCTGGTCTGCGCGGACTCTAATACCgcagtgtatggtgggtgatCGTCGGGAGGGTTGTCAGCTGCTTCTAAGGAAAAACGCTGAAAAATATGAATTTTCTAAACGTATTGTATagttgctgtgttttttttttttcaacagatTTTCTAATAACACAAATCAATACAAGTTTTTTTGTATTTCAAATTAACAACAGAGAGATAGACACAGTGTGAACTGCAGCACAATTTGTTGGTGGATTTCATGTGTATTTGTGAGTGAAAGGCTCCaaaatacataaaacatatactataactactatatatcctgatcctatagagatagcagcagcagtagacagatagagctggaggggaggtagagaactactatatatatatactgatcctatagagatagtagcagcagtatacagatagagctggaagggaggtagagaactactatatatatatactgatcctatagagatagtagccgcagtatacagatagagctggaggggaagtgtatacaggctgggcatgctcctgatgaggtggaggatggtctcctgagggatgtcctcccagacctggactaaagcatccgccaactcctggacagtctgtggtggatggagcgagacgtcccagatgtgctcaatcggattcaggggaacaggcggccagtccatagcatcaatgccttcctcttgtaggaattgctgacacactccagccacatgaggtctagcattgtcttgtattaggaggaacccagagccaaccgcaccagcatatggtctcacaaggggtctgaggatctcatctcagtacctaatggcagtcaggctacctctggtaagcacatggagggctgtgcggccccccaaagaaatgccaccccacaccattactgacccaccgccaaaccggtcatgctggaggatgttgcagacagcagaacgttctccacggcatctccagactctgtcacgtctgtcacatgtgctcagtgtgaacctgctttcatctgtgaagagcacagggcgccagtggtgaatttgccaatcttggtgttctctggcaaatgccaaacgtcctgcacggtgttgggctgtaagcacaacccccacctgtggacgtcgggccctcataccaccctcatggagtctgtttctgaccgtttgagtggacacatgcacatttgtgtcctgctggaggtcattttgcagggctctggcagtgctcctcctgctcctcgttgcacaaaggtggaggtagcggtcctgctgcttgttattgccctcctacggcctcctccacgtctcctgatgtactggcctgtctcctggtagcgcctccatgctctgaacactacgctgacagacacagcaaaccttcttgccacagctcgcattgatgtgccatcctggaggagctgcactacctgagtcacttgtgtgggttgtaaactCCGTCTcacgctaccactagagtgaaagcaccgccatcattcaaaagtgaccaaaacatcagccaggaagcataagaactgagaagtggtcaccacctgcagaaccactcctttattgggggtgtcttgctaattgcctataatttccacctgttgtctgttccatgtgaaattgattgtcaatcagtgttcttcctgagtggacagtgggatctcacacaagtgtcagtgccttggagttacattgtggtgtgtaagtgtttactttatattttgagcagtgtactatatagcctgatcctatagagatagaaggcagcagtatacagatagagctggaagggaggtgcataattactatatatcctgatcccatacagatagtagcagtatatagatagagctgaaggagaggagtatatttactatatatcctgatcccatagagacagcagcagcaatataaagatagagctggaggggaggtgtctaATTGCTATATAGCCTGATCCTATGGAgacaacagcagcagtatacagatagagctgaaggggagtatatttactatatatcctgatcccatagagatagcagcagcaatataaagatagagctggaggggaggtgtctaATTGCTATATAGCCTGATCCTATGGAgacaacagcagcagtatacagatagagctgaaggagagtatatttactatatatcctgatcccagagatagcagcagcagtctacagatagagctgaagggaaggtgtataactactacaagggtaaaaaataaagggaacacttaaacaccacaatgtaactccaagtcactgacacttgtgtgagatcccactgtccactcaggaagaacactgattgacaatcaatttcacatggaacagacaacaggtggaaattgtaggcaattagcaaaacacccccccaataaaggagtggttctgcaggtggtgaccacagaccacttctcagttcttatgcttcctggctgatgttttggtcacttttgaatgctggcggtgctttcactctagcggtagcatgagacggagtctacaacccacacaagtggctcaggtagtgcagctcatccaggatggcacatcaatgcgagctgtggcaagaaggtttgctgtgtctgtcagcgtagtgtccagagcatggaggcgctaccaggagacaggccagtacatcaggagacgtggaggaggccgtaggaggacaacaacccaacagcaggaccgctacctccgcctttgtgcaaggaggagcagggggagcactgccagagccctgcaaaatgacctccagcaggacacaaatgtgcatgtgtccactcaaacggtcagaaacagactccatgaggttggtatgagggcccgacgtccacaggtgggggatgtgcttacagcccaacgccgtgcaggacatttgtcagagaacaccaagattggaaaattcgccactggcgccctgtactcttcacagatgaaagcaggttcacactgagcacgtgacagacgtaacagagtctggagacgccgtggagtacgttctgctgcctgcaatatcctccagcatgaccggtttggtggtgggtcagtaatggtgtggggtggcatttctttggggggccgcccaGCCCTCCAtttgctttccagaggtagcctgactgccattaggtaccgagatgagatcctcagaccccttgtgagaccatatgctggtgcggttgggttcctcctaatacaagacaatgctagacctcatgtggctggagtgtgtcagcagttcctacaagaggaaggcattgatgctatggactggccacccgttcccctgaatctgattgagcacatctgggacgtctcgctccatccaccacagactgtccaggagttggcggatgctttagtccaggtctgggaggacatccctaaggagaccatcctccacctcatcaggatcatgcccaggcgttgtagggaggtcatacgggcacgtggaggccacacacactactgagcctcattgggacttgtattaaggacattacataaagttggatcggcctgtagtggggttttccactgtgattttgagagtgactccatatccagacctccagggggtgatacatttcatttccattgataatttttgtgtgattttgttatcagcgcattcaactatgtaaagatgaaagtatttcatacgattagttcattctttcagatctaggatgtgttatcttagtgttcactttattttttttgagcagtgtaaatatcctgatagcagcagtatacagagagagccggaggagaggtgtataactactatatcctgaccccatagagatagcagcagtatacagatggaggtgtataactactatgtatactGAGCCCATAGAGACCTCATCTACCATCCAGATCTCAGGATCAGATAGAAGGCTGCAGAGCATTTACTTACTGTACAGGACAGCGGCGCCGGCGGTGATCGAGGCGAGTGACCCGCGTGAGGACGGATCTGATCAGCGTGTAATTAACACAAGGTCAGGCGTCCTCGGCAGCCATCTCATTACGCTCATTGCAGATGAACACTTAATTAGGTTTTTAGCCTTCAGCAGAATATAAAGACTTAAAACGAATGAACGCCAATGAGCAGAACAAGAGCGCCACCTGCAGTCAGCATTTATAATGGTCGTGGATAACAAATGTGTTTCTcaatcagggagcctccagctgttgtaaaactacaacactcagcatacctggacagccaaaggctgtccaggaatgctgggagttgtaattttgcaacagctggagacacacggcaTCTCATATTAGTTAATCaaaacagcaacaacaaaaaTGGTTCCAAAATAATTAGGATGAAATCCTTTTATTTTAACAAGCAACAAGCGCGGGCTCAGGAATGATAATGCACCCGACAGAAAGTACCTCACCCTGGGGCATAATGCTGCCCAATGGCCTCCAATATCAGGAGATATTATCCTGAAATAACTAAAGAGCACAAAGTAAAATACTACACAGCGACCAATCCAAAGGAGAAAGTCTGGATGAAATCTCCATTATATCAGCTCAAAGGGGCAAGAAGAAATGATGAGGGGGcaaatatattacatacacaaagGCAGTGTACAGGGAGGAGCGGCcatttataataataatcaccttactgatcactcactcagtattctgctggtgaggtcattgtgtacatacattacattacttatcctgtactgatcctgagttatatcctgtattatactccagagctgtactcactattctgctggtgaggtcactgtgtacatacattacattacttatcctgtgtactgatcctgagttatatcctgtattatactccagagctgcactcattattctgctggtgagatcactgtgtacatacattacattacttatcctgtactgatcctgagttatatcctgtattatactccagagctgtactcactattctgctggtgaggtcactgtgtacatatattacattacttatcctgtactgatcctgagtacatagtaactccaccagcagaatagtgaatacagctctggagtataatacaggatataactcaggatcagtacaggataagtaatgtaatgtatggacacagtgacctcaccagcagaatagtgagtacagctgtggagtataatacaggatataactcaggatcagtacaggataagtaatgtaatgtatgtatacagtgacctcaccagcagaatagtgagtacagctctggagtataatacaggatataactcaggatcagtacaggataagtaatgtaatgtatggacacagtaacctcaccagcagaatagtgagtacagctctggagtataatacaggatattactcaggatcagtacaggataagtaaggtaatgtatggacacagtgacctcaccagcagaatagtgagtacagctctggagtataatacaggatattactcaggatcagtacaggataagtaatgtaatgtatgtacacagtgacctcaccagcagaatagagagtacagctctggagtataatacaggatataactcaggatcagtacaggataagtaatgtaatgtatggacacagtaacctcaccagcagaatagtgagtacagctctggagtataatacaggatataactcaggatcagtacaggataagtaaggtaatgtatgtacacagtgacctcaccagcagaatagtgagtacagctctggagtataatacaggatataactcaggatcagtacaggataagtaatgtaatgtatgtacacagtgacctcaccagcagaatagtgagtacaggtctggagtataatacaggatataactcaggatcagtacaggataagtaaggtaatgtatgtacacagtgacctcaccagcagaatagtgagtacagctctggggtataatacaggatataactctggataaGTAATACAAAGTGGTTCACATTTTAATTTAGTTATGTTACCGAATTCTAATAGAAAACATCCATGTGAATCCCTCCGGCCAAAACCCTAGATATCCGATGAGTATGAGAACGTCTTTACTCCTCACCTTTATCCAAGCTGCAGTGATTTTTATACAAGTTGTGCTGAAAAATCCCCtacaccattgtttcccaaccagggagcctccagctgttgcaaaactaaaactcccagcatgcctggacagcttttggctgtctgggcatgctgggagttgtagtattgcaacagctggaggcaccctcgttgggaatcactgccctaCACAGATGACATATACAGAAGTAGAACAAAGTGGAGGCAGtgcagaaagggggggggggaataacctCTCCCCTGCAGATAGTGACACCAGGGGCTCCGGGTCTAGGACTTCTCTGAGGACTGCCCCTTGCTGAGCCCCCGGATGGACAGGTCGTACACCACCTCCTCGATCTTCTTCACGTCGTACTTCAGGCCATCGTAGCGCTTCCTCAGGGAATCATTCTTAAGGTTGAGAAGTCTAAATCCGAAATCCAACTCGTTAATGAAGGCGGAGATACGGAGAGGCCTGGTGTAGTCCCCCGCGGTCACACTGTTCACCGCCAGCCTGGACTGAAGCAGGAAGAACATCATACAATGTGTCCAGAGAGGATaaccatttggtccatctagtctgcaaAATATTCTGAACACTAtcgatagccttatacctatccctatcttatatgaaggatagccttatacctatccctatccctatcttatatgcaggatagccttatacctatccctatcttatatgaaggatagccttatacctatccttatcttatatgaaggatagccttatacctatccctatcttatatgaaggatagccttatacctatccccatcttatatgaaggatagtcttatacctatccctatcttatatgaaggatagccttatgcctatccctatcttatatgaaggatagccttatgcctatccctatcttatatgaaggatagccttataactatccctatcttatataaagaatagctttatacctatccctatcttatatgaaggatagccttatgcctatccctatcttatatgaaggatagccttatgcctatccctatcttatatgaaggatagccttatgcctatccctatcttatatgaaggatagccttatgcctatccctatcttatatgaaggatagccttatacctatccctatcttatatgaaggatagccttatgcctatccctatcttatatgaaggatagccttatgcctatccctatcttatatgaaggatagccttatgcctatccctatcttatatgaaggatagccttatgcctatccctatcttatatgaaggatagccttatgcctatccttatcttatatgaaggatagccttatacctatccttatcttatatgaaggatagccttatgcctatccctatcttatatgaaggatagccttatgcctatccctatcttatatgaaggatagccttatgcctatccctatcttatatgaaggatagccttatgcctatacctatcttatatgaaggatagccttatacctatctctatcttatatgaaggatagccttatacctatccctatcttatatgaaggatagccttatacctatccttatcttatatgaaggatagccttattcctatcctaTACATGCCGAAACTCCTTCACATATATCagtaaaaaatatatgaataataaGCAATTACAATTTTTCCACTGCACATTTCCCTCAATACAGCCAGGGAACTTCCAAAGCTAATATCTCAAGACCTACTGGACCAATTTaggtaagtgacccctctatggaatcctgttcacccgcactataacccgcactattgggtttagtgtgggtgaacaggctgaacaTTTTACTTtaaaaggcgaggaagaaaaaacgaaaaacgcaaaaatgaaaataggctgtgtccttaaaagggtcgttcgcccctagacatgttatctcctattcaaagaatagaggataagatgtctgatcgtggtcccgccgctggtaacccccgcgatctctcctgcagcaccccgtgtcatctgctgcatagAGCGAAGTTGGCTCTGtgtctgatgacgggcgatacagaagCCGGAGTatcttgatgtcacagccccgccccctcgtgatgtcacacccggaccctcaatgcaagtctatgggagggggcgtgtagtctgacatgccccctcccacagacatgattggagggggtGTTGCGTGACTTCACGACCACTGTCgcaggaacccagcgtttgtttagcgggtttgttcagacatcttattccctttcctttgaataggagataagatgtctggcagcagagtacccctttaatatatatatatatttaaaaaaaataataatgtcagGTTGTGATGTTACAAAGATCTGCAAGAGGCTGTgtgtagcacagtgtttcccaacagcatGTCCGAGCTTGCTGGCAGTTGTTTttgaacagctagaggcaccctggttgggaaaccctggtgtaGCACAAGAGAGAAGCACTCACCAGCTCGCTGGCCAGGTTCAGCACCCCAGACAGATAATCCTCAATGTCCAGGTGAAACCCTTTCTCCCGTTCACTttcaactagaaaaaaaaaaaaaaaaagaagattttcaCATTAAAATGGCGCATCCGATAAATCGTGGTCCCAGCATTCAGCGTGGCACCTTGAGGAAACTTTCAGTCGGTAACAGGGGCAAAATGAGCAACGCACTTCCCAAAATCTCAGCGACGGCATCTCGGGTCACCAGCTGCTCCTTCTCCAAATATACCAGAAACGCCGCCTGAAAGACCAGACGCTGCAGAACGAAACGCCACTGATCGTGATACCTGTGAAACCGGAAAGGGAGTTTGagagtagagcagtgtttcctaaccagggtgcctccagctgttgcaaaactacaactcctagcatgcccggacagccaacggctgtccgggcatactgggagttgtagttttgcaacagctggaggcacactgattggaaaatgcTTATATGGAGCCTCAGTATAAAACTAAATgctgccctggcatgctgggagttgtagctttggaaaagctggaggcaccccagtaaACAGCAAGATGGGTGACGTC from the Hyla sarda isolate aHylSar1 chromosome 8, aHylSar1.hap1, whole genome shotgun sequence genome contains:
- the TSN gene encoding translin isoform X2 produces the protein MSVVDQFMELQGGLSADQDVREDIRKVVQTLEQEAREILILLHSVHHDTGLNSISEKCAKVREHFPTIRAQMATLATKFPADQYYRYHDQWRFVLQRLVFQAAFLVYLEKEQLVTRDAVAEILGIESEREKGFHLDIEDYLSGVLNLASELSRLAVNSVTAGDYTRPLRISAFINELDFGFRLLNLKNDSLRKRYDGLKYDVKKIEEVVYDLSIRGLSKGQSSEKS
- the TSN gene encoding translin isoform X1; translated protein: MSVVDQFMELQGGLSADQDVREDIRKVVQTLEQEAREILILLHSVHHDTGLNSIPEKSANVPEHFPAVQSELAAPRSKATFSEKCAKVREHFPTIRAQMATLATKFPADQYYRYHDQWRFVLQRLVFQAAFLVYLEKEQLVTRDAVAEILGIESEREKGFHLDIEDYLSGVLNLASELSRLAVNSVTAGDYTRPLRISAFINELDFGFRLLNLKNDSLRKRYDGLKYDVKKIEEVVYDLSIRGLSKGQSSEKS